The region TTACGAGGAGGGGTTAGCGGAAACGCGAAGCTCTGAATTTAAGCCCCAGTAAACGGCGGCCGTAACTATAACGGTCCTAAGGTAGCGAAATTCCTTGTCGGGTAAGTTCCGACCCGCACGAAAGGCGTAATGATTTGAGCGCTGTCTCGACAATGCACCCGGTGAAATTGAAGTACCAGTGAAGATGCTGGTTACCTGCGCCAGGACGGAAAGACCCCATGGAGCTTTACTCCAGCTTGATACTGGGATTCGGTACTGCATGTACAGGATAGGTGGGAGGCATAGAAGCAAGGACGCCAGTCTTTGCGGAGCCGATGTTGGGATACCACCCTTGCGGTATTGGGTTTCTAACCTGCAGCCATGACCTGGCTGGGGGACAATGTCAGGCGGGGAGTTTGACTGGGGCGGTCGCCTCCGAAAGGGTATCGGAGGCGCTCAAAGGTTCCCTCAGAATGGACGGAAACCATTCGAAGAGTGCAAAGGCATAAGGGAGCTTGACTGCGACACCGACGGGTGGAGCAGGTAGGAAACTAGGACTTAGTGATCCGGTGGTATAAAGTGGGATTGCCATCGCTCAACGGATAAAAGCTACCCTGGGGATAACAGGCTTATCACTCCCAAGAGTTCACATCGACGGAGTGGTTTGGCACCTCGATGTCGGCTCATCGCATCCTGGGGCTGTAGTAGGTCCCAAGGGTTGGGCTGTTCGCCCATTAAAGCGGTACGCGAGCTGGGTTCAGAACGTCGTGAGACAGTTCGGTCCCTATCCGGCGTGGGCGTAGGATATTTGAGAGGAGCTGTCCTTAGTACGAGAGGACCGGGATGGACTGACCTCTGGTGTATCTGTTGGTGATCAACACCATGGCAGAGTAGCCAAGTCGGGAAGGGATAAACGCTGAAGGCATCTAAGCGTGAAGCCCCCCTCAAGATGAGATATCCCATCGCAAGAGTAAGACCCCTTGAAGACGACGAGGTAGATAGGGCAGAGGTGGAAGCATGGCAACATGTGGAGCTGACTGTCACTAATAGGTCGAGGGCTTAACCAGGTTGGTTTAGGTAAGAGGAAAGAACGGATGAAAACAGATATGTAACAATGTGTGGTTTTGAGGGTATATGCAGTAAACTATTATGCATAACACAGAATTTTAATGCGTAAATCCAGATATGGGTTTGCGCTTTTTTCATATATATAAAAGCTTCTTATATGTGAGGACTCCATTGCTTTGAAAAGCATTTTAAGGTAAATGAAGAGAGAGAATTAATAATTTTTACAGAGCTTCAGAATAAATGCAGGAAAGTAAACTATGAAAGAATTTAGGAGATGTTTGGAATGAAGAGAGAGCAGAATGTTATTCGGATACTCATGGTCTGCCTTGGCAATATATGCAGATCTCCCATGGCGGAATTTGTCATGAAGGATATAATAGAAAAGAAGCACTTAAGCAATCGCTTTTTTGTTGCATCAGCGGCTACTAGCACGGAGGAGATCGGGAATCCGGTGCATCGTGGGACAAGAGAAAAGCTTAAGGAACATGGAATTACCACTGAGGGTAAATATGCAGTACAGTTATCCAGGAAGGATTATGATAAATATGATTATCTCATTGGCATGGAACAGAGGAATGTGACAAATATGCTTAAGATCCTGGGTGGGGACCCGGAAGAAAAGGTCAGACGGCTGATGGATTTTTCCGTTGCTCCAAGAGATATTGCGGATCCATGGTACACAGGGGACTTTGACCGTACCTATGATGATATTTATGAAGGCTGCCAGGCGCTTCTGGCGTACATTCTGAAGAAGGAATCGATAAAAAATTAAAGATAGCAGGAGGATCTTATATGAAACCGCTTAATTTTATGGTAGTAGGCTCAGGATGGAGATCCCTGTTTTATGCCAGGATCGCCAAAGCCTATCCGGATAGTTTTAACCTGACGGCATTTCTTTGCCGGACAGAAGAAAAGGCCGTACAGATCCAAAAGGAAACCGGAATCAAGGCGGTAACAAGCCCAGAGGAGTGTCTGTCAGAGAAACCGGATTTCATTGTTGTGGCTGTAAATAAAGATTCTATCTTTCAGGTGACAGGGGAATGGGCACGGAAGGGATATCCTGTGCTTTGCGAGACTCCGGCGGCCATGAAATTGGAAGATCTGCAGGAACTTTGGCGCATTCATACCCAGGAAGGTGCAAGAATCCAGGTTGCAGAGCAGTATTTTAAGTATCCGGTCTTTTCTGCGGCCATTGAGGTTGTAAAGCGGGGATATCTTGGAGAACCCTATATGGTCAATCTGTCGGCTGTTCATGATTACCATGGAGCCAGCCTGATCAGGCAGTTTTTGGGAACCGGCTTTGAGAACATGAAACTATATGGAAAGAAATTTCTGTATCCTGTGGTGGAAACGGATTCCAGATATGGACTTGTGGAAGACGGCAGAATAAGTGAGAGAGAACGGGTCAGGATGACGTTTGAATTTGAAGGAGGAAAAACCGCTTTTTACGATTTTAACGGCATTCAATACCATTCCAGGATCAGAAGCCGGCATTTAAATGTTCAGGGAGCCAGAGGGGAGCTGGATGACTGGACGCTGCGTTATGCAGGAAAAGACAACCGGTCCAGGGAGTTTCAGATCATAAAAGAACCTTTTGAAACAGGAAATGGAATTAAGCAAATCACTATGGGGCAGGAACTGCTTTACCGAAACCCGTTTATTGATCTGGGAAAAGCCAATGGGCTTCCTCAGGATGAAACGGCTATTGGAACTCTTATGCTTGGGATGCGGCGGTTTATTGAAGAAGGCGTGGAGGTTTATCCTTTGGCAGAGGGATTGCAGGATGCCTATGTAAGGATCCTAATGGAGCAGGCACTTAAAAGTGGACAGACAGTAGAATCGAAAACACAGGTTTGGGGATGAAAGAAAAGGAGCAGGCTTTTTCCATAAGGTTAAAAAAGCCCGCTCCTTTCTGCTTTCAAAAAAGAACTTTCATATATCATCATCGTCAATAATCGTAAGATTAAAGGATTCACAGGATAAGTCAACATCCCTGCCCGCCTTCTGATGAGGGCTGATAAAGCGGATGATGGGACGGAGAGAAAATCCCGGTGTGTTATCTTTGACAACCGCTGAGCTTCCGTCACTGAGATGAACAATGGTACCGATGGGATAGGCCGAAACACAATTCAGGAAGGCAGTCAGCAGCTCCGGGTCAAAATGGGTGTTGGAGCAGCTGGTGAGATAATCAAAAATTCGTCTGGGAGACCATGCTTTCCGGTACGGTCTGGTGGAATTGAGAGCGTCATATACGTCTGCAATGGCCAGGATCCGGGCATAAAGAGGAATATCCTTACCTGAAAGGCCAAAAGGATATCCGGTTCCGTCAAATTTTTCATGATGGGTTTGGACTCCCTGTAAAACCGCCTGTGAAATCACCAAGTGCTCACCCAGCTTTTTATAGGAGAGACTTGGGTGCTGCTTCATGATTTCAAATTCACCGCTGGTTAAGGGGCCCGGTTTATTGGTAATATCAATCGGTATATCCGTTTTTCCGATGTCATGAAGAAGACCACAAAGTGCCAGGTCATTTAAATTGGAAATGGAAAGTCCAATATATTTCCCCAATAGAACGCTTAAAATGCCTACATAAAGGCTGTGGGAATAAGTATAACCGTCATAATCCCTGATATCAATCATCTGAAAGAGATACTTGTCCTTATTCAGGACGTTCATAACAACGGATTCGGCCACTTTGGCAATTTCTGCATACACCTGTCTGCTGGACTGAAAAGTAAATTTTTTTAAGCTTTGGTCAAAGACATCGCGGATGCTTGTGAGCATTTTGGCCTTTAATTCCGGCTCCACAAAATCTTCGGGCTCAATGCCTTCCGTAAGCGCTGTGCAGATATAAGCTCCTTGAATTCCGATTGTTTTCATGCGGTTGATCATACGTTCGCTTAATTTGCAGCCGGTAACTGCAAAAGGAAGCATTGGGTTTATTCCCGGGATGTTTCGGGCTAATTCCATACCTTCAGTCAATTTCTCAATAGGAAGATAAATCAATTCTTTCACCTCAACAGACCAAAACGCAGTCTCTTCTTTCTGTTCCTCAATTTCCTTTTTATGCTGTCCGTAAATTCCTTTTTATGTTAAAGTTGGAAATATATACACAATGACACATTAAATTATAGTTGGAATTAACAAATGCGTCAATGGAAATTTACATTTTAGACACTCATATGGCAGAGAAAAATCTGGGGAAATTTCGTGCAAAATACTCATTATATCTTTTATATCCATTAAAATTTGAGTTGACTCAGTCAGGGTCATAGGGTAGTTTTAAAGCAGAAGATCAAAGAAGGGGAATCTTATGATTGAAATAATTCTACCAAAAAAAAACTGTGGGGATAACCATTCATACTTGCTGCTCCTCCTGCATAAGTATGTAAAAACGTCCTAGCAGGGGGATTTTCTTGAAGGAATATATTGAAGAACGCGCGGTTGCGATCGCCAACTACATCATAGACTATCATGCGACCGTGAGGCAGACCGCGAAGAAGTTTGGGATATCCAAATCTACGGTACATAAAGATGTGACGGACCGACTGGAGCACATCAATCCGTCCCTGGCAGCCCGGGCCAGGGTGATCCTGGACATTAACAAATCCGAGCGCCATATACGGGGCGGCCTGGCAACCAAAGAAAAATACCAGCACCGTCTTCAGATGTGCAGCAAAAAGAATTAGCATAACAAAGGAGTGAAAACAGCTTCTGACGGGACTGGAATCAGATTCCCATCAGAAGCTGTTTTTGAACTGGAAAAAATTTTAGTTGACATGAAGCCTAAAAATGTGTTATTCTTTACCCCGGTATGAAGAGACATTATCGTTTTCATGCAAATATTGACCACTTCGTAGAAGTTAAGCCCAGACGGACAGGCGGGTCAGGTGCCGAGCGTGGGAAACCACATTATTGATTGAGTTAAAAGCTCAAATTTTATAAGTTGATTACTTTATAATCCGTGCAATAGCACATCACTTGTGAAACGATCAATAATAGCAGGGACAACATATTTGCTATGTAGACTCGAAAACGATAATTATCATGAATAAAAAGGGCAGAATGCTCTTATTGGAAATACGGTTCATGAAATTACAGGCAGGTGATGGCAGATCACCTGCCTTTTTGCTGTGAAAAAACATGCGCCCATCAGGCGCCGCTTTGGCTTCAGTGACAAAAGAGGGAGTGTTATTCCCGTGACAAGGAAAGGTAAAGTCCATATGAATAAAAAAGATCAGATGAGGGCGCCTATTTATGAAGCTCTTGAAACATTCCAAAAAAAAAGGGTGGTTCCTTTTGACGTGCCGGGCCATAAAAGGGGAAGAGGAAATCCAGAGCTTGCCAGGCTTTTGGGGGAGCGGTGTGTGGGACTTGATGTAAATTCCATGAAACCCCTTGATAATTTATGCCATCCTGTTTCCGTGATCCGGGAAGCGGAACGGCTGACAGCGGAGGCTTTTGGGGCAGCAGATGCATTCTTAATGGTGGGAGGGACCACATCGGCGGTTCAGAGCATGATCCTGTCCGTATGCAAGGCGGGAGATAAGATCATCCTGCCAAGAAATGTCCACAGAAGTGCCTTAAATGCCCTGGTATTATGCGGAGCGGTTCCGATTTATGTAAATCCGGAAGTGAACAGCATGCTGGGCATCTCCCTTGGCATGGAGATCGGTCAGGTGGAAAAGGCGATCCAGGAAAATCCTGACGCAGCGGCAGTATTTGTCAACAATCCTACCTATTACGGTATTTGCTCTGATATTCGTTCCATTGTCCGGGTGGCTCATGCCCATGGGATGAAGGTCCTTGCGGACGAAGCTCATGGGACTCATCTTTATTTCGGAAAAGGCCTTCCGGTTTCCGCTATGGAAGCAGGGGCCGATATGGCGGCGGTATCCATGCATAAGTCAGGAGGAAGCTTAACACAAAGCTCCCTGCTCCTGTTAAACAAAGGGGTGAATGGAGATTATGTACGCCAGATCATAAATTTGACCCAGACCACCAGCGCCTCTTACCTGCTTTTGTCAAGCCTTGATATATCCAGAAGGAATCTGGCTCTGCGGGGAGAAGAGTCCTTTGCAAAGGTAGTGGAAATGGCGGAGTACGCCAGAGGAGAGATCAATTCCATCGGCGGGTACTATGCCTATGGAAGGGACTTGATCAATGGGACCAGTATTTTTGATTATGATGTAACAAAGCTATCCGTCTATACCCTGGGGAATGGACTGGCTGGTATTGAGGTTTATGATCTCCTTCGGGATGAATATGATATTCAGATCGAATTCGGAGATATCTGCAATCTCCTTGCCTATATCTCCATCGGTGACAGGATCCAGGATATAGAACGCCTGGTGGGGGCCCTGGCGGATATTGAACGCCTTTATAAGAAAGACAGAGCAGGAATGCTGTCGGGAGAATACATTGCTCCCAAAGTGGCAGTATCCCCCCAAAAGGCCTTTTATTCACAAAAAATATCCGTTCCCGTAAGGGAATCCGCAGGAAGGATCAGCGGGGAGTTTGTCATGTGCTATCCTCCCGGAATTCCGATTCTGGCACCGGGGGAGATGATTACAGAAGAGATCGTGGAGTACATCATTTATGCCAGGGAAGTGGGATGCTCCATGCAGGGAACCGAAGACCCGGCTGTGGAACGGCTGATGGTATTAAAGGAGCAGATCAGGGAAGGGGAGAGGTAGGAACAAATGGAGATATGGTTTTCGAAATTTCACACCTCCAATGTAAAGCTTTCCGTGCGGATCGACAAACAGCTTTTTTCCGGTGAAAGTGAGTACCAGAGGATCGACGTGTTTGAATCCCAGGAATTTGGGAAGTTTGTATCATTAGATGGAGATATTGTTTTTTCTGAAAAGGATGAATTTATTTACGATGAAATGGTTACTCATGTACCTATGGCAGTTCATCCCAATGTAAGAGATGTGCTGATCATCGGAGGCGGCGACGGAGGGGTGGCAAAGGAGCTTCTGCAGTATCCCCTGATCCGGTCTATTGATGTGGTTGAGACGGATAAGCTGTTTGTGGATGTTTGCAGGGATATTTTTCCGGAGGTATCCTGCGGCCTTTCTGACCCCCGGGTCAAGGTCTATTACGATGACGGGCTCCGTTTCTTAAGAAACAAGAAAGAAGCGTATGATCTGATCATCAATGACTCCACGGACCCCTTCGGACATACGGAAGGGCTGTTTACCAAGGAGTTCTACGGCAGCTGCTATAAGGCGCTGCGAAGCGACGGCATCATGGTTTATCAGCATGGAAGTCCGTTTTATGATGAGGATGAGGCAGCCTGCAGGAGTATGCACCGGAAGGTATACCGATCCTTCCCCATCAGCCGTGTTTATCAGGCCCATATTCCTACCTGCCCGTCAGGCTACTGGCTGTTTGGGTTCGCATCAAAAAAATATCATCCCGTCAATGACTTTAAGCCAGCAGCATGGAATCAGTTAAAAATTGAAACATGGTACTATACAACCAATCTTCATACGGGCGCTTTCATGCTGCCTAAATATGTGGAAGATTTACTGGAAGAGGAGGAAAAAGAATGAGCAGATTATTAGTTATCGGGTGCGGCGGGGTTGCTTCAGTAGCAATCCACAAATGCTGTCAGAACAGTGAGGTGTTTACGGACATCTGTATCGCAAGCAGGACAAAGGAAAAATGTGATGCCTTAAAGGATAAGCTTGCAGGAACAACAAAAACCAGGATCGAGACGGCGAAAGTGGATGCGGATCATGTGGATGAGGTCATTGCCCTCATAAAGGATTATAAGCCGGATGCAGTGTTAAACGTGGCACTTCCCTATCAGGATTTAACCATCATGGATGCATGTCTGGCAACAGGGGTGGATTATATTGATACCGCTAATTTTGAGCCTGAGAATACCGATGATCCGGAATGGAAGGCGATCTATGAGAAGCGCTGCAAGGAGCTTGGGTTTACCGCCCTTTTTGATTATTCCTGGCAGTGGGATTATAAGGAGCGTTTTGAAAAGGCCAATATCACCGCCCTCCTTGGAACCGGATTCGATCCGGGGGTTACCAGTGTTTTTTCCGCCTATGCCTTAAAGCATTATTTTGATGAGATCCATACCATCGATATTCTGGACTGCAACGGAGGGGATCATGGATATCCCTTTGCCACCAACTTCAAT is a window of [Clostridium] saccharolyticum WM1 DNA encoding:
- a CDS encoding aminotransferase class I/II-fold pyridoxal phosphate-dependent enzyme; this translates as MNKKDQMRAPIYEALETFQKKRVVPFDVPGHKRGRGNPELARLLGERCVGLDVNSMKPLDNLCHPVSVIREAERLTAEAFGAADAFLMVGGTTSAVQSMILSVCKAGDKIILPRNVHRSALNALVLCGAVPIYVNPEVNSMLGISLGMEIGQVEKAIQENPDAAAVFVNNPTYYGICSDIRSIVRVAHAHGMKVLADEAHGTHLYFGKGLPVSAMEAGADMAAVSMHKSGGSLTQSSLLLLNKGVNGDYVRQIINLTQTTSASYLLLSSLDISRRNLALRGEESFAKVVEMAEYARGEINSIGGYYAYGRDLINGTSIFDYDVTKLSVYTLGNGLAGIEVYDLLRDEYDIQIEFGDICNLLAYISIGDRIQDIERLVGALADIERLYKKDRAGMLSGEYIAPKVAVSPQKAFYSQKISVPVRESAGRISGEFVMCYPPGIPILAPGEMITEEIVEYIIYAREVGCSMQGTEDPAVERLMVLKEQIREGER
- a CDS encoding HD-GYP domain-containing protein yields the protein MELARNIPGINPMLPFAVTGCKLSERMINRMKTIGIQGAYICTALTEGIEPEDFVEPELKAKMLTSIRDVFDQSLKKFTFQSSRQVYAEIAKVAESVVMNVLNKDKYLFQMIDIRDYDGYTYSHSLYVGILSVLLGKYIGLSISNLNDLALCGLLHDIGKTDIPIDITNKPGPLTSGEFEIMKQHPSLSYKKLGEHLVISQAVLQGVQTHHEKFDGTGYPFGLSGKDIPLYARILAIADVYDALNSTRPYRKAWSPRRIFDYLTSCSNTHFDPELLTAFLNCVSAYPIGTIVHLSDGSSAVVKDNTPGFSLRPIIRFISPHQKAGRDVDLSCESFNLTIIDDDDI
- the spoIIID gene encoding sporulation transcriptional regulator SpoIIID, whose product is MKEYIEERAVAIANYIIDYHATVRQTAKKFGISKSTVHKDVTDRLEHINPSLAARARVILDINKSERHIRGGLATKEKYQHRLQMCSKKN
- the speE gene encoding polyamine aminopropyltransferase, whose translation is MEIWFSKFHTSNVKLSVRIDKQLFSGESEYQRIDVFESQEFGKFVSLDGDIVFSEKDEFIYDEMVTHVPMAVHPNVRDVLIIGGGDGGVAKELLQYPLIRSIDVVETDKLFVDVCRDIFPEVSCGLSDPRVKVYYDDGLRFLRNKKEAYDLIINDSTDPFGHTEGLFTKEFYGSCYKALRSDGIMVYQHGSPFYDEDEAACRSMHRKVYRSFPISRVYQAHIPTCPSGYWLFGFASKKYHPVNDFKPAAWNQLKIETWYYTTNLHTGAFMLPKYVEDLLEEEEKE
- a CDS encoding low molecular weight protein-tyrosine-phosphatase — its product is MKREQNVIRILMVCLGNICRSPMAEFVMKDIIEKKHLSNRFFVASAATSTEEIGNPVHRGTREKLKEHGITTEGKYAVQLSRKDYDKYDYLIGMEQRNVTNMLKILGGDPEEKVRRLMDFSVAPRDIADPWYTGDFDRTYDDIYEGCQALLAYILKKESIKN
- a CDS encoding Gfo/Idh/MocA family protein, whose translation is MKPLNFMVVGSGWRSLFYARIAKAYPDSFNLTAFLCRTEEKAVQIQKETGIKAVTSPEECLSEKPDFIVVAVNKDSIFQVTGEWARKGYPVLCETPAAMKLEDLQELWRIHTQEGARIQVAEQYFKYPVFSAAIEVVKRGYLGEPYMVNLSAVHDYHGASLIRQFLGTGFENMKLYGKKFLYPVVETDSRYGLVEDGRISERERVRMTFEFEGGKTAFYDFNGIQYHSRIRSRHLNVQGARGELDDWTLRYAGKDNRSREFQIIKEPFETGNGIKQITMGQELLYRNPFIDLGKANGLPQDETAIGTLMLGMRRFIEEGVEVYPLAEGLQDAYVRILMEQALKSGQTVESKTQVWG